One Salvia splendens isolate huo1 chromosome 1, SspV2, whole genome shotgun sequence genomic window, ttttcaaaatcatCGGTTAACTGTATGTTACGATTCCAATAGTTTGGACTTGGAATCGAACCAATAGAGCCGAAAATGCCAATTTGAATTCAGTCCGTGCATGgcgattttgattttgatttagaAAACGAAATCATTGGTCCGAATCTAATTTTAACCAGTAGCCTAGTTTGAAGTAGACATCCCCTACTCTTGAGTAAGATGTCTTAGTGACAAGTTACAACAAACAAATTAACATAAGAGAGTCTATCTTCTTTCCATACTACAACCAAAACATGTGTAAGCCATAGACACGAGCATGCCAAAAGCCACCTTTGAAGGAGAGATTCTCACAAGAAGGAAAGTTGTTTagaagaagaagacaaaagGTATGCAAAAACATGTGGAACACTACATGACAACATAAATCTAAACATGCATAGATGCTTTTGGAGACAATAAAGATAAGAAGTTTTGACACTTGAAAACACTACGTACGCCTAGATACATCGTTTCACCCAAACTTTCATTTAATAGGTCACTCAACAATATATATACATCTAGTTTCAATAAATTGGTCAAGATTCAATGTCTGAGAAACTCAATGTTGATAAATGAAGACATTGTCTTATTTCCCTAGCTCGGATGTTCATTTACTGTTTTGTGGGCCATAcctttttgtattattttgagCTTTTTTATTGAGTTTAACGATCAACAACAGTAActaggagtactataaaatagcTTGGTTTACCAAATATGATTTGTCTATTCTATTGTATCACTATAATATCTACATATGACTAAATTAATAGCAACAATATAAATATGATATTGTGTATATATCTTTTTATACCGAAACTATTGATTGTTATGATTTTGCAACcaaattattgatttattctAATTTTGCTATCGAGCAAGATTCCAGCGTCAACATAGTTTGATGAGTTACTTACTGTCGATCGTCAATGAAAACGACATCACATTTTAGGTAACAAAACACCATCGTATCATACTATAATTAAATAGTTtcatttgttgaattaagatgtACTATATTTAAGCTATGTTATAGTAAAAATCTTGAAtagttgcaaaatcagaataactcaatattttgataaatttataatcAGATTTTGAAATTAGTATGCAAAACTAGATATTGGCAAAAGTTTAGAAATTTTCTGACAGATATCCCTATAATTTTAATGATTTAAGGTATATGAGTTAAAGAATACTATAACAGTACTATATGATAAAAAAAGCTCTTTTATTTCTTAAATTCTTCAAAGATTATGATAAGACTAATAGAGTAATATCCAACACACGTATCCTCTAAataaatttaatgtttttacACGAATgattaaataaagaaatgagTAAGACTTTTATTGACTCCATTTATCATGATtttgatagaaaaaaaaagctGGTTCATATTTGTGCTGAAAACATAAAGATCTTGAAATAAATACTCCGGCATTTGTAGATTCCGTTGATTTTGATTTCTCAGGCAAAGCAAAAAAGTGCATTCTCCTTCGGCGGAACCCACAAACCCTAcccccctcctcctcctcctcctcctcgtctttcaatttcaatttcaatttcaatttcacacAGAACTCAGCAATTTAAGTTTGTTTAGATAAAGGGGAGAAAGCAAATAAAAGAGGTGCCTTTGCTTGTAAATTAGGGTTGATTCTTGGGATTCATTATTGCCCTTCTTCTCCATGTCAACTCAAAAGAATTCTTTGTCTCTCTCTCTGATCATTTCTTGTTGATTGGGTTATTACAATCTTTGATTGCGAGATttcctcaaaaaaaaaaaaactacttatATATTGGTCAGAGGCCCTTCTTTTCGGTTAGCTTTTCAATTTCAAGAAACTGCTGGTTGggtttttatttctctctctatgCGGGAAGCCCTTTTGAATTTCTGTCAAGAGCCTTGATGATGTTGGATTTGAAGGAGGCATTTTGCAGCAACATTGTTTATTTCTGTGGGTTTAGTTGCTTTCTTCATGCCTAAGTTTTTCTCAGGGCTTTCGCCCATCAATTGGTGTAGTAAGCGCACTCCTGGGTTCTTGAAATTCCGGTGGAAAATGGGTTGTATTCAGACGAAATGCTGCCGGAAATACGCGGTTTCGTCTGATGGAGATAACAAGGAGGAAACCGGCATCTATCCCGGTCATAATCCTCATGTTATTGCGAATCCTTTTCTTAGTGTTGTTGATGTTCCTTCTCATAATCTGAGGTTATCTTACTCTGTGATTAGCCAGCGTGGTTATTACCCTGAAACCCCTGATAAGGAAAACCAAGATAGCTATTGTGTGAGAAATAATATTCAGGGTAACCCCAATGTGCACTTCTTTGGTGTGTTTGATGGTCATGGTTTGTGTGGCACGCAGTGCTCGAATTTCGTTAGGGATAGGCTCATTGAGATCTTGTCGAATGATGCTGCATTGTTAGATGATCCGGTTAGGGCTTATAGCAATGCGTTTATAGCAACGAATGAGGAGCTTCACCATAGTGAGTTTGATGATTCCATGAGTGGCACTACGGCCATTACTGCTCTAGTGGTTGGGGATAAGCTGTATGTGGCGAATGCGGGGGACTCGAGGGCTGTTTTGGCTGTCAGGGAAGGGGATCAGGTTGTTTCCCAGGATTTGTCGTATGACCAGACTCCGTTTAGGAAGGATGAATGTGAGAGGGTGAAGCTCTGTGGGGCTAGGGTTTTGAGTGTTGATCAGGTGGAAGGGCTTAAGGATCCTAGTATTCAGTCCTGGGGAGATGAGGAGACCGATGGCAGTGATCCTCCGAGGTTGTGGGTACAGAATGGCATGTATCCTGGGACTGCATTCACACGGAGTGTTGGTGATAACATAGCGGAGAAGATAGGTGTCATTGCTGATCCAGAGGTTGCTACAATACAGCTTACATCTTCTAGCCATCCTTTCTTCGTTGTTGCAAGTGATGGAGTTTTTGAATTCCTATCCAGCCAGACAGTTGTTGACATGGTATGTTGCTTTGTAGTATTTAGTTTTGCCAATTATTTCTCATTGCAGTTTGTAAATTTAGAGTACATTCGCAGTCTAAACTCAAGTGATAGACACTAGGCTCTGTTTGACAAATCTTTACATATACACTTCTTTTTAGCCTATGCTTAGAGACACTCTGTATATATTATTTTGCATTGCATCATATCTTGACACCGACCATTTATATTATGTGTGCAGTAAAGGTTTTGATCTTTGTCCTAAAAGAAATATGCCGCAGTTAAGTTTTGATCTTTGTCCTAAAAAAAATATGCTGTCTATGCATTTTCCTACAATACGTAAGCTTGCGTCTAATACTAGTAATTTTCACTCGCCCATCTATTTGTTTTTCAAGTCATGGTTTAGCAGCAGTCTCGGGAACTCATGCCTTCATAGAACTCATTCTTGGCATACTGCATAGATAGCAACTACTTTATGTATCCTATAGTTAGTGATCTCTAGCATAATAGGTCGCAACATTTGATTGCTATGGCTTGTAGAATAAAGGATTCATATCATATGTATCTCGTTTACATTTCTATAATGCAATTGAACTTATAATGTTAGTTATGTTCCCACAAATAAGACTACATCATTCATAGAGCATCACGATGGTTGCTAATGTAGTTATATCCGTACACAGCTGACTACAGAATGTCCTTCCTTTATGTGACGCCGTCTGTCTATCCCAACTGTGCAGGTTAACAAATATGTGGATCCCAGAGAAGCTTGCTCTGCCATAGCCGGTGAATCGTACAAGTTGTGGTTAGAGAATGAAAGTCGGACGGATGATATTACGATGATCATTGTACACATTAAAGACTTCAATACTGATTTATAAATACTGTGTAAATCATGGGGTGTACTTTTAGTGGGATCATGGGGCTTCTCAATTCTTAATACCAAATTTACTTTGGTTAGTTGGGGAAATATTTTGGGTGACCATGTGGGAGAAATGTAAATGATTCTTATCTGAGCCTTATATGGCATTGGTGCTACTAACCAAGTGTTGGTAAATTCTGAAAAATGAATGTCCAAATAGCAACTGCTGTCACCTTATATCCATTCGAACTCTTcttgatttttatgtgatattTCATTTTCCTAATAGTATTTTTGTGTAGAAAGTAATTTCATTAtgtgatgagagagagagagacagagagacagagagaaggATGATAAAGCTGGTCATGTacgaaatataatgaaaaagaTGTAAAATAAGCAAGTCTGGTGACAAGGATCAGATATCAAAGTTGTTGCTGTCTAGAGATATACATGCTATTTCTGGTACAAAATGCTCATGTATTGGCACAAAAAGGGGGCAAGATGCAATCAAAAATAGACAGACAACTTCTTGTCAATCATGTTTTGGATAATATTACACTTATCCAATAATTCACTAAGTTTATCAGCATCTTTAGGAATTTTAGAAGAGGCGGTAAGCAGCGATCTATCATTGTTGTTTTGTTCGACTGCTGAGAAATCACAACCCGTAAACATGTCATTCTGTGAGCTCTTCTCTTCTTCAGTTAATGTTACCTGGTCACTTGAAGATGGAATATCAGCAGAATCAGAAGCCATTGTTGACCATGGTTGAAAGCTCTCAAAAGCCATCTGATTCGACTCAAGTCCTGTAGGGCAACAGCCAACTTCAACCAGTTCATCAAGAGATGGCTTGGGAAAGTAAGGAGGTTGAGTTGTATCTTCTGATTCCAAGCTATAGAGGACTTCTGAACTTGGAGGAGACGAGCTGGGCAGTAGCAGGAGATACGTTGAAGACAGTTTTTCGCTATTTAGTTTCATCAGCCGCCAGTTGAATATCCTTCGAAAAATTGAAAGCCACcttggaatgatgtaataagtAGTATTGTGAAGCTCAAGTGAGGTGCAACTTTGAAGCAACATAGATGCCTCGTTAAGGGCCATGGCTTCTCCCATCATCTTACTGGCCTCTGTTAAATAGTTGACCAAACAATTCTCTAACCGCAATATCTGGTTTTCCGTATCACCTCCGATACCAAGACCTTTAGATAACCACGACAGGTCATCCTCCAATGGAGGGAGCTTGCAGTCATTCAATGCAGACATCAGCGTTTCAGTTCTTGAAGCTGAGCTCCATCCTATGCTTGGTAAGTACAGTTTTGCAGCCATGAACTCATCACTGAACTCATCAAGCAGGTCAATTTCAGGACAAGGCCAGCCAGTGGGATTTGCTCGGGATGCCGTAGACACTTCATTCAAGGTTTGATCCAAAGCTTCATTGAAGATTGAAATGCAGTCATTAGGTCCTACTCTGTAGATGTCCATACCATCAAGAACTTTAAGAGTAGTGTTCAAGTGGGAGAGAACCCATTCACGAGTTTTTACTCTACTAACACTGATCTGTGGTGGAGATTCACAAGCCAACCATTCTAGCCCTTCTCTTAGACATTTGTCACTGAAAAAACAACCCAACCCTTGCATTTCGACATCTTTAAGAGAAGCAAAGCAAGAAATAATCACCCTTGACTTGTCAATGTCGTGGAGTCCCAATACTTTAGCTATGTTAGAGATGTCAGATTCATCATTGTTGGAGCCACTGAGTATAATCAGAGGCACGCAAGAACCAGAAGGTAAGAGAGCAACAATGTCATGAAGCTGCTTCTTCTGGAGTTCTAGAGGAATCCCTTCAGATAAAAGGAAGAGAATCACACTTGCTCCTGTTATCGACTTATTTATATCATCAGAGTTCGTGCTCTTGATAACTGATAAACAGCAGGTCGGGTCATCATCAGATTCGCTAGGGATCCAACTTCTCCAAATCGCAAGGTCAGGAGATGACAAAAGCAGATCATCTGAACAATCACTGTTGGCAGGCATGAGCTTGGAAAGCAACCATGAACCAGCAGTTGAGAGGTCATTGGGAAGCCTAGGATTTCCTTGATGCAGAGTCTCTTCCTGTGAACATAGAACCATCTTCCAGCAGATGCATTTGGCATCtggatttttttcaaaaagtttaGAAGCAACCACATCTAAAGGATTCAGCACCGACCACGACCTTTGTTGAGTTTCATGTCTCTCACGCATGACATGATCAATGTTGAACGTCCCAGAGATGCCTGGTTGCTTTAGAGAAGGGAAAAGTAAGAAAAGGACATTAGTTATTATTGGAGACAATATTGTTGGTGTAAATTGAGAGAATTATGATGATTCCTCTCGTAAACTAAACCCATGCTCACATTGAAATCATTTCTTTATAAACCAAAAAAGTGAATAAAAGCCCAGATCATATGCAAATATTTTCAGTTAATATAGCCgcagaaagagaaaacctaAAATTAGTCTGGCAACCTGTGAGCAGTATCCTTCATAGATTGTTATTCTGATTTTCCTGGAGCAGGACCAAGCTATAATGTTCAAGAATTTAGTTTACAACCGTAGTTTTTAATCACAACCCAAAAAGTCCAAGATTCCTGATTTATCTGGATGCTTTGAACATAATATACTAACACAGCAAAGTCTGTATAGACCtacaatgataaaaaaaacaaactctAAACAGCTATAAAAATGTTGACAAAGACACCTAGTGCATTTTTATACTGCATTTAACTATTCAAGACAAGCTCACAAAATACTCACAACTTCAAGCTGCCAAATTGGTGGGCCCAATGAAAGCAAATCCCTTGCAGCATTTGCTGTAAACTTTTTGTGCTCGCGCAATTTCCTTCTATTTGTGGTACGACGCTTCCATATCCTGAAAAACGAATGGGTAAGGaaaaaaatccaaataaaaAGACATTATGAGACATCCAGCAGAGAGACAAACTACAACCTCAACATCAACCTAAGTCTGGCTTCCAGGACTTCTAAATCATAATTACTAGTCGTTGCTTCATCAGTTGTATCTTCTTCCACAACTTTTGTTAGTTCTTCATCTTCTATATCTTCAGAGAACACAGGCTCTTCTATTGGAGTAGAAACAACAGAACCATGAGATGCAACAGGACCTGTGTCTACCTCAGCAGTCACTTCAGTGATTGCAGTCTGCAGGGTGACTGCTGGTGTTGCTTCCAAATCAGGTTTCATTGATCTACCATATGATATCCTAAAAGCAGGTTCATACTTGAATTTGTTTTCAGATTCAACAGCACTGGCATGAGGTTTAGGGGAACTTTTGGAGAAATCTGATACTACCAGCAGACCAGCTGAAGCCTCCTGAACCTCATGTGGAGTGGTTCCTTTATCTGGTGTAATCGGGGAACTAGAAGCTTTATGCGTTGGCTTTTGCGTATTAATTTTTGGAGATAAACTGGTTACTATGTCGTGCATTTCCCCATCATGGAGCTGAGGAGTGCTGACAGCTACAGTAGGTAAAGCTGGCCTTGGGTGAGGATCCTTCTTTAGCTTGAATTTTATTACTTCGTTATCAGCATATGATTCGGTTTGTGGAGGAAACATGACATCAGTGACAATCATCCTTGACCTCTTTCTCTCCACAAGCTTAGATCGCTTGACAGGAAAGTCACTCTCGACATTGAAAAATGCATTTTCCTTTACCATGTACGGTTCTTCAAAATCCCTCATTGAAAAACCATGGTACTCCAGAAGGTCTCCCACATCCTCTTCCTAATTAAACAAAGAATATTCACGAGATGTGTATTTCCATCATCTTAACAATAGCCAAAATATTTGAATACATACACAGACACGAACACACATTACCTCCATCCAAAGCCATTTTGCAACATGAGAAACGGGAATTCCCTGGTTCATTTGCAGACCACAGTGCAAAGAAGCAAGAGCCTGGGTACGTAACTGGCCaaagtagaaaataaataaataaattactataaTATTCCTTAACACAACTGCAAGAAAATGTTATCAACTGAAACAGCAGATTTTCCCGAGACTTAAATAAGGTCAGATGTAATTAACATCAATAACAGAAAATCAAGTACACAGCATTTGCAAACCATTTGATCAGGCATGTATTGTAAACTAACTCCCCGAGCCCTTGTTTCAAGCATATTAGAGAAGCTAAATACAATGCTGAAGAAAAGCAACTGATGCAAGTGCCTAGAACTAAGCTTAAATTATTCAGTACAGTAGCAAACGATAATTATGTTAGATTAGTTCATACCTTTGAAAAATGTGCATGCATTAAGCAAGCTTGCAGATAACTAGCTTTGCGGGCAAGCCTAAAGAAGGCAATAAAATTTCCTGTTCTGCAGGCTCtgtaacaaaaacaaaacaatgtTATTGATAGAGAACAATACTAACTACACAAGGTTATGACAAAGAGGCagcttaaaaaatattttgagaaGGAAACCTGGCCACATCACGAGCAAATAACACTTCTGGAGTTTGCCGCATCTCTGGGGTCATCTTAGCCAGATCAAGCGACAGCTCTGCAGGTTCAACCTGGCATGATTTTCTTATTTGATGGACAGCAAGAAAATGGGAACAGTTAAATTATTTTCCATCTCAAATGACTTACTTTATACCCAGGATGCTTGTCAAGCTTTAGGAGTGCATAATAGCCTCTAAATTCTCTTTCAGATGGCACATCTATTCCTTTTTTTCTGTGATCATCGTAACACTGAAACAACTCTACAGAAGTTTTGTTCATCTGCTCAATATTAAGATGTGCGTCAAATCCCTCAGAGAACCCCTCTCCTCTAGTATGCTCGCATAACTCATGCATAACTATTATGTGAAGTCTTATCTGCCACGAAAAATATAAGTGATAAGAGttagttttaataaatatatgaaaacGAGAAGAATATAAACCAAAAATAGGAGGGGGAGAGTGGAAGGCAATTAATAATGATTACGTTGGGCGAATAAAGCAACAGCAAGAAAAGTGATGAAAGATACAAAATATGAAACaattacaaacatcagaaaaaTCGCATTCTTCGTCACCAATTAATAAGCAGATACAGGAGAGTGTCCAAATAGTTCAGAAAAAGAAATAGTTGTACATTCATAGTTCAAGAATGTGTCCAAACACTTCCTGCAACTTCGCAGAGTCTAGTGAAATATAGTTACCAAAAGAATGTCAAATAGATTACAAATATGGGCTTCAGATCTATAATCAGGAGATGCAAAATACCATTTGCTCAAGCATGGTGATAGCCTCTAGATTGAAAATGTGCTGCATCCTCAAATCCATACGAATGGCCCGCATTCTATCCCATAAGAAATTATATAAGCCAAGAAATCTATCATCATATGGTTCATCCAGTAAATTCATAAGATAGTCTATTGTCTTTTGCAAGATTGGCAACGGACGAATAAGCTCTGCTTCCCTCTCTGCAGTCCTAGTATACTGAGAAACAATAAGACAATGCCCATCAGCAAGTTCAtgcaatttaaattattaactaATAATGAAAAAAGATGCCCAGCAATTTCTATGTAGAAATAAATGTATCCCGCCATCATTAAGCAATAGTCAAGAATAGATCACAATACATACCTTTTTTACAGCAATATATTCACTGGTAATGTTCCTATCTCCATCCACGCGTTCATATTGATCAAGGTCTCCTTTTCTTTCACGCTCAGATCTTTCAGACTCTGCCAGTCACATAATTTGGCATGAAAAGGGGGTTTTGCTTCATATTACTGGAGTTTAGTGAGTCATATTATTCACGAACATTCTGAAAACAAAATGACACTTCATAGGTTGCATGTATGCTTTACTGACATTAAGATGAAGCGTGTTCCATGGGCCAGTAGTTGTGTTGCTTTCACTTATAAAATGTAGATGTAATAGCAAGCAAGGAGTATCTGTGCACCATAACTCGGTCATAATGTAAAAAACTAGCATGGTGACGAATTGCAATAGGTACCTGGACACATATCTGGACATAATCCAACTATACTAGTGGACGATGATGTGCCTTCATGGTCTGAGAAGGCATTCCCACTGGAAGAATCCACAATCATATCCGTTTTGGGATCCCCAAAGAAACTTTGTTTATCCGGTAAAGACAGCTGCTGACTCTTGGCTGGATCCTTTTGGTTTTTGACAATTGGATGGCTTGGCACTGGTTGGCTTAATTCATCCTTGAAGCGAGCCAAACGCTTTGCTTTTGCATGCAATTCTCTACACCAACTTATGCAGCTCAGTACAACCAAATACTCATATTATCATACAAAAATCAATAGATGAATATTTTACCGCTCAATCTCCTCTTCAGGATCCAAGTTCCCCTGAGACACTAGACCAGGCGAAGTTTGACGGGGTATCTTGGTTCTTTTGACAGCTGGAACCTCCATTGGCGTGTTTACATCATGTTCAGCATTCATGGGTTGTATAGATGTCGGAGACAGACTTCTTCTTTGGAAACCAGGGCCTCTGAATGGAAATTCTTTCTCAGTAAATGTGGAGAATTAAGGTacgaaattaagaaaaaatgcaCTAGGTTTAGCACCAATACATATTATGTCATATGATGAAAATGAAATCACTGAGATATATCTatctaataaaaaatacatacagATATTTTGAGGAATGCAACCCCTTCTCAATGTACATGAGTCAAACGCAACCTGGCTTGACCTTTATGCAAAATGAAGGATGGCACAAACACAAGATTATGAAACAAACTATAATTCTCACATCCAAGTGTTATCAAATAAATGTTTGGTCCAAGAACATAAGCACAAAGTCTCCATGATAAAGAAAGCTCAGAAGTCATCATAATATCGATATGCAATAACTGATTTACAATATAAAAAGTTGGTGAAGTAGGGATGTACTGCTTCATTTGAGAAAATATCAGCTCATACGGAACCTAGCAATGTGACAATAGACCTAAGCCCAGCAGTTATTAAGAGTGTTATTCCAGATAAACAATGCAATACTGAATTTTAAGCATGAACCAAAAGAATACTTTTGCAACAAGACAGAGAAATTACACCACTCACATGAGGACATAATATATTTTGCATAATCAGAATCCAATTACTTGATATCGGGGCAGACATTTATTCCCTGCGCTTTCTGATTGAGTAAATTGGAAAGTTGATGACCTAAAAGATGCTATATGTTCAGATTTCTCTCATACCTTTTGTGAATGTCAAAACCACTGGCAGGATTCTGTGCAAAATTTCCATTGGGAGATGGAATTGTTGGAGACCTTGTTCGTTTTGGAAGTTGAACATCTCCATGATCAGGCTGAAGCTTTCTTCCAGGTTGATACGAGCCCTTTGTTGTCAAGACTCCAGGTACATCTTCCCGAACCAGTGGAGTGGTAGTGTTCATGGGGGATTTTGATTGATCAGCAGACATAAAGGGAGAGGGAAATGGCCTGTTTAACAAATCAAAAGCATAAAGATTTTGGATAATAAACAAAATCAgtatttcaaaaaattttgaGATCCAAATCTTGATGTTTAATTGCTTACCTGAAGGTGTTTGTTGGGAGAATACAAAATCAATCAATTCTAAGCATTATTAACTACGAACAGTATCCTAACAGAACTTGTGTGGTGTTAAATGTTAAGTTGTTAACACCCCCAGCCCATGTTTTAGGGAATTATTTTCTGTTTTGAGTGTTAGTTGTAAGAATTGCTTTACAAGAAAGGGAAGATTGAGAAGAGAGAtaaaagtgtgtgtgtgtgtgtgtgagtgtgtgtgtgtgtgagagagagagagagagattgagacCAGAAATGTTTTCGGTTACCTCTGCAATTTTTTCAAACAGCCCTAAACTGTAAATGGTTCCACGGCTCATTTAAGAGATTCCAATTAAAATCCTCATAAGTGGAATACTGAATAAcgaaaaaatggcaaaatgctAAATATAATAAGATGATCTCTTGGTGAGATGAGCTATAGCTGGACGTCTGATCATTCCTCCTTCAACCCCAACTCATGTCCTCTCCCCTTTGACTTCATTTCACCCCATATTATCGAACCCCAATTTCCAGTCCTAGTTCGTTATTTGCAGACTATATTATAAGCCCAAATTTCTCTTAATTTATGACAACCTTTTTTTATCCCATGCTATTTCACTAAGTTCACTTAAGTACTCTGTTTGAAATTTGCCTATTCTGAAGCTTAAATCCAGTTCTAGGTGACACATGCACAGCAATTGTGAATCAATACTGACAAATACAGAAAGTTTGCCAAAAGATGAAATGAGCTTTGACAGATGATTACTTCTGAATTGCTCCAAAGGGCCGAGAAGATTCCCTTCTGGGGGTGCTGCTCTCAAAATCCAATGGTGGTAAAGACATAGCCTCGGGAGCATCAAGGTCCCTATAGTCAACTAAAGATCTAGAAGAAATGCAAAATATTAAACACAGTACTTGAATTGATTTGCAAAATGTGTTATTATATCACAAGTATGTTGCCTTCATAATATATATCAATAAGAAAGCTGTCTATGTTCTACATTTCAATTTTTCCAAAACTAGACTTGCTAGAAATGTGCATGACACCCCAGAAAATTTTTTAAATGGTTACGACAAAGCTCCATCATCACTATTTATTCATAATGGCATAATCTCCTTATTTTCTAAAACTAGTAGAAAAACTTACAATATAGATGGGAAGCAATATAAACAATTTCTATGTGATGACATAAAGGACCAAGGTTAAACAAATACTTGAGTTTTCACCACATATTTATGGCTTATTTTTTTTCTCGCATCGCCTCATGCACTTCAAGCTAAAATATGTACAGAATATACTTGCAAAAGTTAATTATCAAAACCAAAAAGATATTGCTTGTACAGcccttcaaagccaagcatatGAGCTGCCAACTCAGACAAATTTTTTAATCTTTAAGAACATAAGCTGGTCGAGTTTTTAAAACTATTCCAAGTGCTGTCTAGAGTACTCACAGGAGCACATCACAATATTGCTGAGAGGGCATACCAGAAAGCATTAAAATTCAAAGGTGATGTAAATTGGTGGGGGCTTGTTGATTGTACTCTAGACTTTGCTAAAAGATAGAGATGAATGCATCATTCTACCTTTCAATAAATTCATTTCAATAACATGTAAAACAACAAAGCCAAACCTGATTGTActacatattataaataaacatccattaacaTGGTTCCATTTTTACAGTCATTTGTACCTATGTAAAAGTCAATTTTTCAGCTAACCTTTTCTTATCATCAACACGAGCATTTTCAGAGGAAAACACTGTGGCAGTAGGAAATGTTGGTGACCGTGTCCGCTTTTGATCTGGACCATCTGTGTGCTTGGTCTTAAACATTGGTTCGGGTTGATGAGTACCTCCTGTTGGAAATACTGGGGAAAGTCTTTGTGGTGCTGGTGGACTGACATTACGGCTTGATAAATTCGAGTTGTTAACCCAAATGGGAGAGACACGGTGCCTACATAACAAACCCAAGATAGTGGACATAAATATATAGCATAGAGTAACAGACAATTTTTACACGACTAGTTACAAGTGATAACAAGAACTGTGAGGTAAACAGCTCGAAGACAGGCTAAAAGCTCATTTCATTTGCATAAATCTCAGTAG contains:
- the LOC121808225 gene encoding SAC3 family protein B-like isoform X1, coding for MAFSGFGKNSGPSAGAQTPFGNFPRHPPHSSPFPVSPRSNEPPLRWGDVKASSLKDPASLYRRPPADLQQDPSRHSRPSGPIKTADAQSIRRTSSPFIQSPHDIANTSRIPLSSDQSYLDPYGARLSRPVSHNNVYAGGQRPHIQDIQQHRVSPIWVNNSNLSSRNVSPPAPQRLSPVFPTGGTHQPEPMFKTKHTDGPDQKRTRSPTFPTATVFSSENARVDDKKRSLVDYRDLDAPEAMSLPPLDFESSTPRRESSRPFGAIQKPFPSPFMSADQSKSPMNTTTPLVREDVPGVLTTKGSYQPGRKLQPDHGDVQLPKRTRSPTIPSPNGNFAQNPASGFDIHKRGPGFQRRSLSPTSIQPMNAEHDVNTPMEVPAVKRTKIPRQTSPGLVSQGNLDPEEEIERELHAKAKRLARFKDELSQPVPSHPIVKNQKDPAKSQQLSLPDKQSFFGDPKTDMIVDSSSGNAFSDHEGTSSSTSIVGLCPDMCPESERSERERKGDLDQYERVDGDRNITSEYIAVKKYTRTAEREAELIRPLPILQKTIDYLMNLLDEPYDDRFLGLYNFLWDRMRAIRMDLRMQHIFNLEAITMLEQMIRLHIIVMHELCEHTRGEGFSEGFDAHLNIEQMNKTSVELFQCYDDHRKKGIDVPSEREFRGYYALLKLDKHPGYKVEPAELSLDLAKMTPEMRQTPEVLFARDVARACRTGNFIAFFRLARKASYLQACLMHAHFSKLRTQALASLHCGLQMNQGIPVSHVAKWLWMEEEDVGDLLEYHGFSMRDFEEPYMVKENAFFNVESDFPVKRSKLVERKRSRMIVTDVMFPPQTESYADNEVIKFKLKKDPHPRPALPTVAVSTPQLHDGEMHDIVTSLSPKINTQKPTHKASSSPITPDKGTTPHEVQEASAGLLVVSDFSKSSPKPHASAVESENKFKYEPAFRISYGRSMKPDLEATPAVTLQTAITEVTAEVDTGPVASHGSVVSTPIEEPVFSEDIEDEELTKVVEEDTTDEATTSNYDLEVLEARLRLMLRIWKRRTTNRRKLREHKKFTANAARDLLSLGPPIWQLEVQPGISGTFNIDHVMRERHETQQRSWSVLNPLDVVASKLFEKNPDAKCICWKMVLCSQEETLHQGNPRLPNDLSTAGSWLLSKLMPANSDCSDDLLLSSPDLAIWRSWIPSESDDDPTCCLSVIKSTNSDDINKSITGASVILFLLSEGIPLELQKKQLHDIVALLPSGSCVPLIILSGSNNDESDISNIAKVLGLHDIDKSRVIISCFASLKDVEMQGLGCFFSDKCLREGLEWLACESPPQISVSRVKTREWVLSHLNTTLKVLDGMDIYRVGPNDCISIFNEALDQTLNEVSTASRANPTGWPCPEIDLLDEFSDEFMAAKLYLPSIGWSSASRTETLMSALNDCKLPPLEDDLSWLSKGLGIGGDTENQILRLENCLVNYLTEASKMMGEAMALNEASMLLQSCTSLELHNTTYYIIPRWLSIFRRIFNWRLMKLNSEKLSSTYLLLLPSSSPPSSEVLYSLESEDTTQPPYFPKPSLDELVEVGCCPTGLESNQMAFESFQPWSTMASDSADIPSSSDQVTLTEEEKSSQNDMFTGCDFSAVEQNNNDRSLLTASSKIPKDADKLSELLDKCNIIQNMIDKKLSVYF